DNA from Pseudomonas mendocina:
CCATTGTCGATCAGCTCACCCAGCGTGGCCAGTTGCTCGCCACTGCCACGCATGAACAGAAAGGCGTAACTGACCTGGCGCTGCCTGGCCTTCTTGCGAATCCTGCGGCTCAACAGCCCCACGATCAGTTGCAGCAGCTTGGGCATGCCGGCATCTCTGGCGAACTCAGGGTCAGGTGGACCGGATAGCGTGATCAGTTGGCCGCCGGGTCTGAGCACACTCAGGGATTTCTCCAGTTCCTCCGCGCCCAGGCTGTGCAGTACCAGATCGTAGTCACGCAGTGTCTTGGCGAAATCGTCCTTCTTGTAGTCGATGACGATATCCGCGCCGAGGCTTTTCACCAGCGCGATATTGGCGCTGCTGGTGGTGGTCGCAACGTGCGCGCCCAGGTGCTTGGCCAGCTGGATCGCCAAGGTGCCGACACCACCGGAACCGGCATGAATGAAGACTTTCTGCCCCTTGCGCAGGTTGCCCTTCTCCACCAGCGCCTGCCATGCGGTCAGGCCGACCAGGGGGATCGAGGCGGCCTCCTCCATGTTCAGGCTGGCCGGTTTCAGGGCGAGGTTGGATTCGGCGACAGCGATGAACTCGGCGAAGGTGCCGATGCGACGGGTATCGGTACGGGCATAGACTTCATCACCCGGCTTGAAGCGCTGAACCTTGGCGCCAACCCGCGTCACCACGCCGGCCAGGTCGTTGCCCAGCACCAACGGCAGGCGCAGCGGCAGAATCCGCTTGAGTGCACCACTGCGAATCTTCAGATCCAATGGATTGATGCTGGCCGCGTGGATCTGCACCAGCACGTCCTGCTCGCCCAGCTTCGGCTCCGGCACCTCGGCCAGTTGCAAGGGTTCCTGCTTTCCATAACGATCGATGACGAAGGCTTTCATTGAAATCACCTGGGTTCACTGCGTGGCCGGTGGCGCAGGAAGACGCCACCGGATGGTTAGACGATCTATCGCTGGATCAGCGAATCCCCTGAGCTCTGAGAGCGGCCGGCACGAACTCCGACTTGCTCGCCTTGAAACCAAAGGTGATGGGCTGCGTGCTGTTGTAGGTCAGGCCGAACACCAGATAGCGACCATTGGTGAAGTCGTAGATCGCCTCACCCGCATACCAGGGTGTGTCGGCGTAGTCGTACTGCACATGAAAGCCCTCGGAGAACCGCCACAGCACGCCACGGCTGTCGTAATGCTCGGCCAGGGCGATCTGCCAGGTGTCTTCATCGACATAGAACACGCGCTTGGCGTAGATGTGGCGCATGCCCGGCTTGAGGGTGCCGACCACTTTCCATACGCGGTGCTTTTCATAGCGCAGATAGGCCGGATCGAGATGCCCCTTCTCGATCAACTTGTCCGAAGTCAGCTCATGGCTGGTCAGGCGGTAGTTGTTGTAGGGGATATAGATTTCCTGCTTGCCTTCCAGCTTCCAGTCGTAGCGATCCGGCGAGCCGGTGTACATGTCGTAGTTGTCGGACGTGCGCAAGCCATCGGCGGCAGTGCCAGGGCCGTCATAAGCGACCTGTGGAGCCCGCCGCACGCGACGTTGCCCGGAGTTGTAGAGCCAGGCCAGGCGCGGCTCCTTGACCTGATCGATGGTTTCCTGCACCAGCAGGATGTTTCCCGCCAGGCGGGCCGGCGCCGTCACCTTCTGCGTCGAGAAGATCATGATGTTGGCGTCGCTCACCGGGTCGAAGCCATTGAGGTTCTCCGGCCAGGCCGCACGGTCTTCGAGCTGGACTTCGCTGAAAGCACCGTTCGGCTGAGTGATCACCTGGGTATGCGTGCGCAGCAGGCTGCCACCCCGGTAGCGCATGAAGTGGTTCCACAGCACCTCCACCCCGCTCTTGGGATGGATGAAGGGGTAGTAGCCCTGGTAGTCGAGTACCCCATTGCCGCCCGCGACCAACCTGGCTGTCTGCGCGTTCTCTTGCGCCGCCTCGTAGACGTATTCGGGGTATTTGGCGGTACGCCGTGTTTCGTAGATGTTCAGGCGATAGCCGTCCGGATTACGGCGTAATTGTTCTATCTGCCCAGGCGTGAGGTTGTCTCGATAGCTCTCGTAGTTACTGGCGTCGATGGAAAACTTCACCGGGTCGTCGGCAAAGGGGTCGACGAACTGCTTGCCGATATCGCTCCACGTCACATCACGACTGAAGCCGCCCGTCCAGGCCGGAATGGAGCCGTCGGCATTGCCGGCAGCTTCGGCGCCCAGCGGCGTGAATTCCTGCGCCGCAGCAAGACTGAAGCTGGCGGCGAGGGTCGCCGCCAGCACCGAGATCGTGATGGCCTTAGTCATGGGCTTGCCCTGCCTGCGCCAGTTTTCCTTCGACGACGTCCAGGCCTTGGCGCGCCTGGCTGGAACCGAGTGCTTGCGCCTGCAGGAACCAGCTGTGGGCGTATTCCAGCGCCGATATTGCCTCGCCTTCATCACTGGCACGGGCCAGGTGGCAGTTGCCAACGGCAATCGCGAGATCCGCCGTGATCAGGCGGTCGTCCAGTTCATTGGTAACGCAGTTGCTGTGGGGTTCGGCCTGTGCGGTGGCGACGACGAAGAAGGCCGTCGCAGTCAGGAGCTGCTTGATCATGGATAGACCTCGGTAGGATGCTTCTCGATAGGTTCTATAACAGAACCTTGTGACGAGAAATTAGGTGCTATCATGAAACCTGTCAACCGCTTTGTTGCCGGCGCTCGTACGCCGCCCACCCGCCCGGAGACATTCACGTGGAACGAGTCACCTTCGAGGATCGCAATTGCTCTGTAGCCCGCTCGGTGGATGTACTGGGCGACTGGTGGAACCTGCTGATCATCCGCGAGCTGCTCTGGGGCACGACCAAGTTCGATGAATTCCAGCGCAACCTGGAGATCTCCAAGGGCATCCTGTCCAAGCGCCTGAAGCTGCTGCAGGACTACGACATCGTCGTGAAACACTCCGTCGGCAGCGGCACCGAATACGCCCTGACCGAAAAAGGCCGGGCCCTGCACGTGATCATCATCGCCATGATGCAGTGGGGGGATAAGTGGAACCCGCTGCCGGAGGGAGCCCCGCTGATTCCCATCAACCGCAAGACCGGAGCGACGCTCGCCCCGGTTCAACTGACGGATGTCAACGGCGAACCGCTTGCGCTGGAGAACCTGAGCCTGCGCCCCGGCCCTGGCGCGGATGATTCGACGCTGGACCGCTTGGACAGCCTGCGCAAGGCTTATCAGCAGAAGGCTGCGGTAGGCCACTGAGCGACTGCCCTCCGCCATGGGTATGGGGCTAGCGAGCCCCATTGACATTAAAGTGAACTTTAAAGTTAAGGTCGCTTCACCTTCAGCCGAGAAAGCGCCCATGAACCTGTTCGATCCCCTTGCCCTGCCCAATGGTTCGACCCTGCCCAATCGCCTCGCCAAGGCGGCGATGGAGGAGAACATGGCGGACGCCGACCATGCCCCCTCCACGCAGCTGATACGTCTCTACCAGGCCTGGGCCGAAGGTGGCGCCGGTCTGCTGATCAGCGGCAACGTGATGGTCGACAGCCGCGCCATGACCGGCCCCGGCGGCGTGGTGCTGGAAGACGACAGGCAACTGACCCGTTTCGAGCACTGGGCCCGTGTCGGCCGCGCCAAGGGCGCGCAATTCTGGCTGCAGATCAACCATCCCGGCCGGCAGATGCAGGTCAACCTGGGCCAGCCGACCTGGGCGCCATCGGCCGTGGCACTGGAGCTGGGCAACCTGTCCAAGCGTTTCGCCACGCCACAGGAAATGACTCCGGCGGTGATTCAGGAGGTGATCGAGCGCTTCACCCGCACCGCGCGTCTGGCTGAGCAGGCCGGTTTTACCGGGGTGGAGATCCACGCCGCGCATGGCTACCTGCTCAGCCAGTTCCTTTCACCGCTGAGCAATCAGCGCAGTGACCAGTGGGGCGGCTCGCTGGAGAACCGTGCGCGCCTGCTGCTGGAGATCGTCAAGGCAGTGCGTGCTGTGGTCACGCCTAGCTTTG
Protein-coding regions in this window:
- a CDS encoding helix-turn-helix domain-containing protein, coding for MERVTFEDRNCSVARSVDVLGDWWNLLIIRELLWGTTKFDEFQRNLEISKGILSKRLKLLQDYDIVVKHSVGSGTEYALTEKGRALHVIIIAMMQWGDKWNPLPEGAPLIPINRKTGATLAPVQLTDVNGEPLALENLSLRPGPGADDSTLDRLDSLRKAYQQKAAVGH
- a CDS encoding DUF1329 domain-containing protein, whose amino-acid sequence is MTKAITISVLAATLAASFSLAAAQEFTPLGAEAAGNADGSIPAWTGGFSRDVTWSDIGKQFVDPFADDPVKFSIDASNYESYRDNLTPGQIEQLRRNPDGYRLNIYETRRTAKYPEYVYEAAQENAQTARLVAGGNGVLDYQGYYPFIHPKSGVEVLWNHFMRYRGGSLLRTHTQVITQPNGAFSEVQLEDRAAWPENLNGFDPVSDANIMIFSTQKVTAPARLAGNILLVQETIDQVKEPRLAWLYNSGQRRVRRAPQVAYDGPGTAADGLRTSDNYDMYTGSPDRYDWKLEGKQEIYIPYNNYRLTSHELTSDKLIEKGHLDPAYLRYEKHRVWKVVGTLKPGMRHIYAKRVFYVDEDTWQIALAEHYDSRGVLWRFSEGFHVQYDYADTPWYAGEAIYDFTNGRYLVFGLTYNSTQPITFGFKASKSEFVPAALRAQGIR
- a CDS encoding NADH:flavin oxidoreductase/NADH oxidase family protein; this encodes MNLFDPLALPNGSTLPNRLAKAAMEENMADADHAPSTQLIRLYQAWAEGGAGLLISGNVMVDSRAMTGPGGVVLEDDRQLTRFEHWARVGRAKGAQFWLQINHPGRQMQVNLGQPTWAPSAVALELGNLSKRFATPQEMTPAVIQEVIERFTRTARLAEQAGFTGVEIHAAHGYLLSQFLSPLSNQRSDQWGGSLENRARLLLEIVKAVRAVVTPSFAVAVKLNSADFQRGGFSAEDAQQVVRLLDGLGVDLVELSGGSYEAPAMQGQARDGRTLAREAYFLEFAREIRAVASMPIMVTGGIRRAPVAQEVLASGIEMVGIGTALAIDPNLPRDWQLGLGNTPQLPPITWNNKVLASLANMAVVKYQLHKLSQGRESQPRVSPLWALLTQQVKDIFRTRQYRRWMQRRQAR
- a CDS encoding NADP-dependent oxidoreductase, whose protein sequence is MKAFVIDRYGKQEPLQLAEVPEPKLGEQDVLVQIHAASINPLDLKIRSGALKRILPLRLPLVLGNDLAGVVTRVGAKVQRFKPGDEVYARTDTRRIGTFAEFIAVAESNLALKPASLNMEEAASIPLVGLTAWQALVEKGNLRKGQKVFIHAGSGGVGTLAIQLAKHLGAHVATTTSSANIALVKSLGADIVIDYKKDDFAKTLRDYDLVLHSLGAEELEKSLSVLRPGGQLITLSGPPDPEFARDAGMPKLLQLIVGLLSRRIRKKARQRQVSYAFLFMRGSGEQLATLGELIDNGVIRPVIDKVFPFEATDRALAYVDSGRAKGKVVVKLR